A region of Paenibacillus sp. JNUCC-31 DNA encodes the following proteins:
- a CDS encoding GGDEF domain-containing protein: MMRARFFQQIGTQYGYNLYMGRPVELVMNARALVVEYAEQITDVSVLAMNRSEEELYDLVLITAEGVLYGAVSIRRLLLAVADVRAEMAIFMNPLTGLPGNRIIEERLYQLLQLDYFSVLYIDLDYFKSYNDSYGFKMGDQLIQATANLLRKLFVFPEAFLGHIGGDDFIAILNHHNFRDVSEEVITGFEKIKRMFYNQDDLDNQYVLGEGRSGLHRPIPLVSVSIAVVTNRRQQYENIDQIVSEATRIKKVCKSVNGSIICGNEEAEKP; encoded by the coding sequence ATGATGCGAGCTCGCTTCTTCCAGCAGATTGGTACACAGTACGGCTATAATTTGTATATGGGACGCCCTGTAGAACTCGTTATGAATGCCCGGGCACTGGTCGTCGAATACGCGGAACAGATTACGGATGTAAGCGTACTGGCTATGAATCGATCTGAAGAAGAGTTATACGATCTAGTGCTTATAACAGCTGAAGGCGTTTTGTATGGAGCAGTTAGTATCCGGCGTCTACTGCTTGCTGTTGCGGATGTTAGAGCCGAGATGGCGATTTTCATGAATCCCTTGACAGGTCTTCCAGGAAACCGAATTATAGAAGAACGATTGTATCAGTTACTACAGCTAGATTATTTTAGTGTTCTATACATAGATTTGGATTACTTTAAATCCTACAATGATAGCTATGGGTTCAAAATGGGGGATCAGCTTATTCAAGCCACTGCTAACCTGCTCCGAAAGCTTTTTGTTTTTCCAGAGGCTTTTCTTGGCCATATTGGTGGAGATGATTTTATTGCGATATTAAATCATCATAACTTTAGGGACGTCAGTGAAGAAGTGATAACAGGTTTTGAGAAGATCAAGCGAATGTTCTACAATCAGGATGACTTGGATAATCAATATGTTTTGGGCGAAGGGCGTTCTGGACTGCACCGACCCATACCGCTTGTATCGGTGTCGATCGCAGTGGTCACGAACCGTAGACAACAATATGAAAACATTGATCAAATTGTGAGTGAGGCAACCCGGATTAAAAAAGTATGTAAATCGGTAAATGGCAGCATTATTTGTGGGAATGAGGAAGCCGAAAAACCATAA
- the spo0A gene encoding sporulation transcription factor Spo0A — protein MQKIEVLLADDNREFTNLLAEYISEQEDMEVTGIAYNGEEVLQLLEQTRDVPDVLILDIIMPHLDGLGVLERLRNLNLSPQPKVIMLTAFGQENITQRAVQLGASYYILKPFDMEVLANRVRQLVGTQTTISTGGGGGSSMFLNKSNVVPMGKHKNLDASITSIIHEIGVPAHIKGYQYLREAITMVYNNIEILGAITKTLYPAIAEKFKTTPSRVERAIRHAIEVAWTRGNIDSISHLFGYTINISKSKPTNSEFIAMVADKLRIEHKVS, from the coding sequence TTGCAAAAAATTGAGGTATTGCTGGCCGATGATAATCGTGAATTTACGAATTTGCTTGCCGAATATATATCTGAACAGGAAGATATGGAAGTAACTGGAATTGCTTACAATGGTGAAGAAGTGCTGCAGTTGCTGGAGCAAACTCGCGATGTACCGGATGTGTTGATTCTGGATATTATTATGCCTCACCTGGATGGACTGGGTGTGTTGGAGCGTCTGCGCAACCTGAATTTGTCTCCACAGCCCAAAGTCATTATGCTTACGGCGTTCGGACAAGAGAATATCACGCAGCGCGCCGTGCAACTCGGAGCTTCTTATTACATCCTGAAACCGTTTGACATGGAAGTGCTCGCGAATCGTGTACGTCAATTGGTTGGCACGCAAACCACGATCTCCACAGGTGGTGGTGGCGGTTCATCCATGTTTTTGAACAAGTCCAACGTGGTGCCGATGGGTAAACACAAAAATTTGGATGCTAGCATCACGTCCATCATACATGAAATCGGCGTTCCTGCGCATATTAAAGGATATCAATACTTGCGCGAGGCCATTACAATGGTGTATAACAATATCGAAATTTTGGGTGCCATCACCAAAACTTTGTATCCGGCTATTGCCGAAAAATTCAAAACAACGCCGTCCCGCGTCGAACGCGCCATCCGTCATGCGATTGAAGTGGCTTGGACACGCGGTAACATCGACAGCATCAGCCACCTGTTTGGCTACACGATCAACATCAGCAAGTCGAAACCAACCAATAGCGAATTCATCGCGATGGTTGCTGACAAGCTGAGAATTGAGCATAAGGTGTCCTGA
- the spoIVB gene encoding SpoIVB peptidase: MNSPLRKKLLGLLFAFFLCVISQAIQPVQSYASLPDELQVFAGRQADVRLAVPAASSAVVDRPDIVGFDGQENAVHVTRQQPLHLHPQQTGHAKLTLKLWGKIPVKTVNVNVIPDLRVVPGGQTIGVKVKSAGILVVGHHLVRSGQDERVSPGESAGIKLGDLITHMDGKRLNGVAGVAEVVELAGKSKKGIDVVLKRGKETVKTRLTPAYDAEDQAWRLGLYIRDSAAGVGTLTFYAPDQGVYGALGHVITDMNTQTSIVVGSGQIVQSNVTSISKSESGDPGEKRAHFLKESKILGNIERNTAFGIFGKMSDNPEHSLYSKGIPVAFSHEVKEGPAEILTVVEGQQVERFSIDIVHVADQSEPATKGLVLRITDPKLLDKTGGIVQGMSGSPIVQNGKLIGAVTHVFVNDPKSGYGCFIEWMLQDAGVMMKKDNAKNLKAG, encoded by the coding sequence TTGAATTCCCCCCTCAGGAAGAAATTGCTAGGTCTTTTATTTGCCTTCTTTCTATGTGTGATCAGCCAGGCGATCCAGCCTGTGCAAAGTTATGCCTCATTGCCTGATGAATTACAGGTGTTTGCAGGCAGACAGGCTGATGTTCGTCTTGCTGTACCGGCCGCTTCAAGTGCTGTTGTGGACCGCCCCGACATTGTTGGTTTCGATGGTCAGGAGAATGCGGTGCACGTAACCAGGCAACAACCTTTGCATCTTCATCCCCAACAAACGGGACACGCCAAGTTAACGTTGAAGTTGTGGGGCAAGATTCCGGTAAAAACGGTGAATGTAAACGTGATTCCGGACTTGCGTGTGGTTCCCGGGGGTCAAACCATTGGCGTCAAAGTTAAATCTGCAGGTATTTTGGTTGTTGGACACCATCTGGTGCGTTCTGGACAGGACGAGCGCGTATCTCCTGGAGAATCAGCAGGCATCAAGCTCGGTGATCTGATTACCCACATGGATGGGAAACGTCTGAATGGGGTTGCGGGTGTAGCAGAAGTTGTAGAGCTTGCTGGCAAGAGCAAAAAAGGAATCGATGTAGTCTTAAAACGTGGTAAAGAAACAGTGAAAACTCGGTTGACTCCAGCTTATGATGCAGAAGATCAAGCCTGGAGGCTTGGATTGTACATTCGTGACTCTGCTGCAGGTGTGGGGACATTAACCTTCTATGCTCCAGATCAGGGCGTATACGGCGCACTGGGACATGTGATTACAGATATGAATACTCAGACCTCCATCGTTGTGGGTAGTGGTCAAATCGTTCAGTCTAATGTCACGTCCATCTCCAAAAGTGAATCCGGTGACCCAGGTGAGAAGCGAGCACATTTCTTAAAGGAAAGCAAAATATTAGGCAATATTGAACGCAATACGGCTTTTGGCATCTTTGGTAAAATGTCCGATAATCCTGAACATAGTCTGTATTCTAAAGGGATTCCCGTAGCGTTCTCGCATGAGGTAAAAGAAGGACCTGCTGAAATTCTTACTGTCGTTGAGGGTCAACAAGTGGAACGCTTCTCTATTGATATCGTCCATGTCGCCGATCAATCTGAACCGGCAACAAAAGGCTTGGTTCTTCGTATTACGGATCCGAAGCTGCTGGATAAGACCGGAGGTATTGTACAAGGCATGAGTGGCAGTCCCATCGTACAAAATGGCAAACTAATCGGTGCCGTTACTCATGTATTTGTTAATGATCCGAAATCAGGTTATGGCTGTTTTATTGAGTGGATGTTACAGGATGCCGGAGTGATGATGAAAAAGGATAATGCCAAAAACCTTAAAGCGGGATAA
- the recN gene encoding DNA repair protein RecN produces the protein MLVTLSIRNLAVVEEVDVVFHQGFHVLSGETGAGKSIIIDALGLIAGGRSSADLIRYGCEKAEMEALFEMEPSHPVWETLEKLGIHCEPEEHLVIRRELNIQGKSTSRINGQLVNLTMLREVGEKLINIHGQHEHQSLLRAESHLGLLDTYGATVIGPVKTEYQQRYSKFITAEKELRALQESSQRAYQLLDMYRFQLEEIAAASLTQGEDESLGEERVKLSHSEKMMDSVAGAYDLLSGQRGLEAVSIALSRIEDISGYDSKGLQPIVEQLQSAFYQLEDATFQLRDYREKIEFNPARLEEVEQRLNLISGLRRKYGDSVELILNYYEQISHETDQLENKDERLEKLRNERDKLLKLVMESAEELSRVRKQCAEDLAAQVESELKDLQMERTTLRVQITPFEDQKGIEWNGRRIRLTRQGADNAEFLISPNPGEPLRPLGKIASGGELSRMMLAMKSIFARHDRIPVLIFDEVDTGVSGRAAQSIAEKLFRLSSTCQVFSITHLPQVACMADHQYLIEKHVVDGRTMTQVESLSEEGRVKELARMLGGVEITEKTLHHAQEMLNLAEAKKG, from the coding sequence ATGTTAGTAACATTATCGATTCGTAATCTGGCTGTCGTGGAAGAGGTGGATGTTGTATTTCACCAGGGATTTCACGTCTTATCAGGTGAAACAGGAGCAGGTAAATCGATTATTATTGATGCACTGGGTTTGATTGCAGGCGGACGAAGCTCCGCAGATCTCATCCGCTATGGATGTGAGAAGGCCGAGATGGAGGCTCTATTCGAAATGGAGCCTAGTCATCCGGTATGGGAAACATTGGAGAAGCTTGGTATTCATTGTGAACCAGAGGAGCATCTGGTGATTCGCCGAGAACTGAACATCCAAGGCAAAAGTACATCTCGAATTAACGGACAGCTGGTCAATCTGACTATGCTTCGTGAAGTAGGCGAAAAACTAATCAATATTCACGGACAGCATGAACATCAAAGCTTGCTGCGTGCAGAGAGCCATCTCGGGCTCCTGGATACATACGGCGCGACAGTGATAGGCCCTGTCAAAACGGAATATCAGCAGCGCTATAGCAAGTTCATTACTGCTGAAAAAGAATTGCGTGCACTTCAGGAATCCAGTCAGCGTGCATATCAATTGTTGGACATGTATCGCTTTCAACTTGAAGAAATTGCAGCTGCATCTCTAACCCAGGGTGAGGATGAATCACTTGGAGAAGAACGGGTCAAACTATCCCATAGTGAGAAAATGATGGACAGTGTTGCTGGTGCATATGATCTGCTTAGTGGTCAACGTGGGCTGGAGGCTGTAAGTATCGCTTTGTCACGAATTGAGGATATTTCGGGATATGACAGCAAAGGGTTACAGCCTATTGTGGAACAGCTCCAGTCTGCATTTTACCAGCTGGAAGATGCCACGTTTCAGTTGCGCGATTATCGAGAGAAGATTGAATTTAATCCAGCAAGATTGGAAGAAGTGGAACAGCGGCTGAATCTGATTTCTGGCCTCAGACGGAAATACGGGGACAGTGTCGAACTAATTCTGAATTATTATGAACAAATCAGCCATGAAACCGACCAGCTGGAGAACAAGGATGAACGGCTGGAGAAGTTGCGTAATGAACGTGACAAATTGCTCAAGCTGGTCATGGAGTCTGCCGAGGAGCTCAGCCGGGTTCGTAAGCAATGTGCAGAGGATCTGGCAGCCCAGGTGGAAAGTGAACTGAAGGATCTCCAGATGGAAAGAACAACGTTGCGGGTACAGATTACTCCCTTTGAAGATCAGAAAGGGATTGAATGGAATGGTCGACGTATACGTCTGACCCGTCAGGGGGCAGATAACGCGGAATTCCTGATTTCACCGAATCCTGGGGAGCCTCTACGTCCGCTTGGCAAGATTGCCTCCGGGGGTGAGTTGTCCCGGATGATGCTCGCGATGAAGAGTATCTTCGCACGTCATGACCGGATCCCCGTGTTAATCTTTGACGAGGTAGATACGGGTGTAAGCGGAAGAGCCGCACAGTCGATTGCTGAAAAATTATTCCGTCTGTCCTCCACCTGCCAAGTTTTTTCCATTACTCACTTACCACAAGTCGCTTGTATGGCAGACCATCAATATCTCATCGAAAAACATGTCGTTGACGGGCGTACGATGACGCAAGTGGAATCGCTGTCAGAGGAAGGCAGAGTGAAGGAATTGGCACGTATGCTGGGCGGAGTGGAAATTACAGAAAAAACATTGCATCATGCTCAGGAAATGTTGAATTTGGCGGAAGCCAAAAAAGGGTGA
- the ahrC gene encoding transcriptional regulator AhrC/ArgR, which yields MKGQRHIKIREIISQNEIETQDDLVEALRQSGFQVTQATVSRDIKELLLIKIPMDDGRYKYSLPTDQRYNPIQKLKRALVDNFLHIDHTNNLVVMKCLPGTANSIAALLDNIEWTEVMGTICGDDTILIICRTEDNSVTVIERIMGYIS from the coding sequence ATTATTAGTCAAAACGAAATTGAAACCCAGGATGATCTGGTTGAAGCACTGCGTCAGTCAGGATTTCAAGTGACACAGGCCACGGTATCCAGGGATATCAAGGAGCTCCTTTTAATCAAGATTCCCATGGATGATGGAAGATACAAATATTCGCTGCCTACAGATCAACGCTATAACCCGATTCAGAAATTAAAACGTGCCCTTGTGGACAACTTCTTGCACATTGATCATACGAATAATCTGGTCGTAATGAAGTGTTTACCTGGAACGGCAAATTCCATTGCTGCTTTGCTCGATAATATTGAATGGACTGAAGTCATGGGTACGATCTGTGGAGATGACACCATACTCATCATTTGCCGGACGGAAGATAACAGTGTGACTGTAATCGAGCGAATTATGGGTTACATTTCCTAA